From the Luteolibacter sp. Y139 genome, one window contains:
- the ilvC gene encoding ketol-acid reductoisomerase — MAAKIYTNKDASLTPLKKKTLAVIGFGSQGHAHALNLKDSGCKVVIGLYKKSKSREVAKKLGFEVMDTAEAVKAADVIFVAVPDTVIPGVYEKDIAPNLKAGKTILFSHGFAVMFGGLKLPKDIDVILVAPKGPGHTVRSQFVAGKGVPGLIAIHQDATGKAKEKALAWARGVGCTRAGVFETDFREETVTDLFGEQCVLCGGASALVKAGFETLVEAGYQPEMAYFECLHELKLIVDLMNEQGLAGMRFSISETAEWGDVSVGPKIIDASVKKRMQKQLKDIENGKFAKDWIAEYKNGYPRFNKIRKEEANHPIEKTGEKLRATMSWLKAKKLKKGATQASLISSSN, encoded by the coding sequence ATGGCCGCGAAGATCTATACGAACAAGGACGCGTCGCTCACGCCGCTCAAGAAAAAGACCCTGGCCGTCATCGGCTTCGGTTCCCAGGGCCACGCCCACGCTCTCAACCTCAAGGACAGCGGCTGCAAGGTCGTCATCGGCCTCTACAAGAAGTCCAAGTCCCGCGAAGTCGCCAAGAAGCTCGGCTTCGAGGTCATGGACACCGCCGAAGCCGTGAAGGCTGCCGACGTGATCTTCGTCGCCGTCCCGGACACTGTCATCCCGGGCGTCTACGAAAAGGACATCGCGCCGAACCTCAAGGCCGGTAAGACCATTCTCTTCTCCCACGGTTTCGCCGTGATGTTCGGTGGCCTCAAGCTGCCAAAAGACATCGACGTCATCCTCGTCGCGCCGAAGGGCCCGGGCCACACCGTCCGCTCCCAGTTCGTCGCCGGCAAGGGCGTCCCCGGCCTGATCGCCATCCACCAGGATGCTACCGGCAAGGCCAAGGAAAAGGCTCTCGCCTGGGCCCGTGGCGTCGGCTGCACCCGTGCCGGTGTCTTTGAAACCGACTTCCGCGAGGAAACCGTCACCGACCTCTTCGGCGAGCAGTGCGTCCTTTGCGGCGGCGCTTCCGCCCTCGTGAAGGCCGGTTTCGAAACGTTGGTCGAAGCCGGTTATCAGCCGGAAATGGCCTACTTCGAGTGCCTCCACGAACTGAAGCTCATCGTCGACCTGATGAACGAGCAAGGCCTCGCCGGCATGCGCTTCTCCATCTCCGAAACTGCCGAGTGGGGCGATGTTTCCGTCGGACCGAAGATCATCGACGCCTCCGTCAAGAAGCGGATGCAGAAGCAGCTCAAGGACATTGAGAACGGCAAGTTCGCCAAGGACTGGATCGCCGAATACAAGAACGGCTACCCGCGCTTCAACAAGATCCGCAAGGAAGAAGCCAATCACCCGATCGAGAAGACCGGTGAAAAGCTCCGCGCCACCATGAGCTGGCTCAAGGCCAAGAAGCTCAAGAAGGGCGCCACCCAGGCCAGCCTGATCTCGTCCTCGAACTAA
- a CDS encoding WGR domain-containing protein, translating to MTENPFLHFLEQGHERGGFETDDVLAAVLPLMREVVAIHDAAQVAPLRGVSALVVHDDRALGLKSTEGIAPTSNAIRVYELQVPASHGVEVIGEMRRESDENYLTKVSNLDVGTADDEITKPVFLAGYANWEHAIGHHDALTDIHSLGMLLASLACGLDLTDRDDLERFANSRKNLFTIAPRLHPVIAGLIVEMTELHRGKRAQDLPSLIRRLESYRDQPVDADVLALPGLATATKGGRRRIIQTHLRDRLFEVSRRNRLLYFQSSQATLNLTTASVPLVLDFRNIRPDQLFYWHDGLAPEIVSGRALPLQKWLRYEEAPYLPGQLDKLISDARRSRAEYGFSQLRLVIAFLRWNNLKEAPNERIHSPLLLLPVELVKRKGVKDHYTLEPQGSEAEVNPALRHHLKQLYDLDLPETIDLRETTLAAFHENLCRLIHATEPGITLELADKPKIQLVHERAKQRLDQYRRRMARQGRRVKRAGSLDYSYDRTDFRPLGLQMFQKLVVPSPLPLRELAGAPPRPRTPFMAGAGTVTDRKMFTLVEESQGNPYSWELDLCAMTLANFNYRKMTLVRDYANLIEHDTPSLAFDRVFSIEPKAIDETSPPELPPSDQHLIIVADATQVGAIAKARLGDSLIIQGPPGTGKSQTITNLIADYVARGKRVLFVCEKRAAIDVVFHRLRQQGLDELCCLIHDSQTDKKEFILNLKQTYEQWLAGGSEHDASKRHAALRAMASELGALEKYATQLQSVPQGAGVTLNGLLQRLIELRGTHDGSACPDLTAAEEEHLPGYDVWLEHGDVVIRLGEVLRDLGAEPVFATHPLRWLGEAVITRDSPLEGLAARLDDAEHQLDDLQDALEQTALPIEHWDTLAEIGQLLDFSRRLLPLAERGLLDLLDTKAQRSAEFSKLQAEHEAKRLDLAAKQTKNKHWIDKLPPEDTTTALSLAPKVQGLLGFINPAWWRLRKVLRARYDFSKHAVAPTWEQVLADLSAEHAAAAALADVRARSLRDFASEEPGALAADLKTLNDPAAPPAIVALKTRLLSSDQGAGLVKILAALAPGFQRLEANLRELLHGAESHGLAELSSAVREVREELDALPELLPALRDLAATPEALRRSTREFAFTAEQLEAACARKTLTQLYREDRMLQRFDCHLLQQKLDRLANAHRQWLDQNAGWIRAGVRKRFLEHVQIANQSATVLSADQKAFKKSYTAGRRELEHEFGKTMRYKSIRDLAAGDSGEVVRDLKPIWLMSPLSVSDTLPLDTGLFDVVIFDEASQIPVEDAVPAAYRAQQVIVVGDEMQLPPTSFFSSSGGDDDDELTVEEDGESVSLLMDADSFLTQCARNLPSTLLAWHYRSRYESLISFSNAAFYGGELYTIPDRQLTTADCEDLVVATPEDAGQFVPEILTRPISYLRCENAPYEDRRNATEAAVIARLVRGLLISESKLSIGVAAFSEAQQGEIESALEALAAEDPEFATRLEAEYVREEDDQFCGLFVKNLENVQGDERDIILMSVCYGPDPSGKMRMNFGPINQRGGEKRLNVIFSRARHHMVLVSSIRHHQITNDYNDGARALKNFLQYAESLSRSEPAMARQVLDGLNPLKRKSLSRETSGNGVARQIASALQQRGWHVETDTGQSRFRCDVAVRERGADRHQLAVLVEGGGTSGVLERFHTRPGILRAFGWQVAVVMAKDWWHEPQAVLERIERLLRREILEVEEEILPEEEDKAPAEPVSPPSPPLSPPPVQPAVAPVSGAANDRRFEFTGGNSRKFWAVSQDGASLHIRFGRIGTSGQAQVKTFADEARATREMTKLIAEKTGKGYVEIA from the coding sequence ATGACCGAGAATCCCTTCCTCCATTTCCTCGAACAGGGACACGAGCGCGGCGGCTTCGAGACCGATGACGTGCTTGCCGCGGTGCTACCGCTGATGCGCGAGGTCGTGGCCATCCACGATGCCGCGCAGGTGGCGCCCTTGCGCGGAGTCTCGGCGCTGGTCGTTCACGATGACCGCGCGCTCGGATTGAAATCGACGGAAGGCATCGCCCCCACGTCAAACGCGATCCGCGTCTATGAGCTACAGGTTCCCGCCAGCCATGGCGTGGAGGTGATCGGCGAAATGCGCCGCGAGTCGGACGAGAATTATCTCACCAAAGTCTCCAACCTCGATGTCGGGACCGCAGACGATGAGATCACGAAGCCGGTCTTTCTAGCAGGCTACGCGAATTGGGAGCACGCCATCGGCCATCACGACGCGCTCACCGACATCCATTCGCTCGGCATGCTGCTTGCCAGCCTCGCCTGCGGACTGGATCTCACGGACCGCGATGACTTGGAACGCTTCGCGAACTCGCGGAAGAATCTCTTTACCATCGCGCCGCGGCTGCATCCGGTGATCGCGGGCTTGATCGTGGAAATGACCGAGCTGCATCGCGGCAAGCGCGCACAAGATCTTCCCTCGCTGATCCGGCGCTTGGAAAGCTACCGCGATCAACCCGTGGATGCCGACGTGCTTGCGTTGCCGGGCCTCGCAACGGCGACGAAGGGCGGACGGCGGCGGATCATCCAGACGCATCTGCGCGACCGCTTGTTCGAGGTCTCGCGGCGTAACCGGCTACTCTATTTCCAAAGCTCGCAGGCCACGCTCAATCTCACCACGGCGAGCGTCCCGCTGGTGCTCGACTTCCGGAACATCCGGCCCGACCAGCTCTTCTATTGGCACGATGGCCTGGCCCCCGAGATCGTTTCCGGACGCGCCTTGCCCTTGCAAAAATGGCTGCGTTACGAGGAAGCCCCATACCTTCCCGGCCAGCTCGACAAGCTGATCAGCGACGCGCGACGCAGCCGCGCTGAGTATGGCTTCTCGCAGCTCCGGTTGGTCATCGCCTTCCTGCGTTGGAACAATCTCAAGGAAGCACCCAACGAGCGAATCCACTCACCCTTGCTGCTGCTGCCGGTGGAATTGGTAAAGCGAAAGGGAGTCAAAGACCACTACACGCTCGAACCGCAAGGCAGCGAAGCAGAGGTAAACCCGGCGCTGCGCCATCACCTCAAGCAGCTCTACGATCTTGATCTCCCGGAAACCATCGACCTGCGAGAGACGACCCTCGCCGCCTTCCATGAAAACCTTTGCCGCCTGATCCACGCGACCGAACCAGGCATCACGCTCGAACTCGCGGACAAGCCGAAGATCCAGCTCGTCCACGAGCGCGCGAAACAGCGGCTCGATCAGTATCGCCGCCGCATGGCCCGCCAGGGAAGGCGGGTGAAGCGCGCGGGCAGCCTCGACTACAGCTACGATCGCACCGACTTCCGGCCGCTGGGCCTGCAGATGTTCCAGAAGCTGGTGGTGCCTTCACCGCTGCCGCTGCGCGAACTCGCCGGTGCGCCGCCACGACCGCGCACGCCCTTCATGGCGGGAGCTGGCACCGTCACGGACCGGAAGATGTTCACGCTGGTGGAGGAATCGCAGGGAAATCCCTACTCGTGGGAGCTCGACCTTTGCGCGATGACCCTCGCGAACTTCAACTACCGCAAGATGACCCTGGTCCGCGACTACGCGAACCTCATCGAGCACGACACGCCGAGCCTCGCCTTCGACCGGGTCTTCTCCATCGAGCCGAAGGCCATTGACGAGACCTCACCGCCGGAGCTGCCGCCTTCCGACCAGCACCTCATCATCGTCGCCGATGCGACCCAAGTCGGTGCGATCGCCAAAGCCCGTCTCGGCGACAGCCTGATCATCCAGGGACCACCGGGCACCGGAAAGTCGCAGACCATCACCAACCTGATCGCAGACTACGTGGCTCGTGGAAAACGCGTGCTCTTCGTCTGCGAGAAGCGCGCCGCCATCGATGTCGTCTTCCACCGCCTGCGCCAGCAAGGCCTCGATGAACTGTGCTGCCTCATCCACGATTCGCAGACGGACAAGAAGGAATTCATCCTCAATCTCAAGCAGACCTACGAGCAATGGCTTGCCGGCGGCAGCGAGCACGATGCTTCGAAGCGCCACGCGGCCTTGCGGGCGATGGCAAGCGAGCTCGGGGCGCTTGAAAAATACGCCACCCAGCTTCAATCCGTGCCGCAAGGAGCAGGCGTGACCCTGAACGGGCTGCTGCAGCGCTTGATCGAACTGCGCGGCACCCATGACGGCAGCGCCTGCCCCGATCTCACGGCAGCAGAAGAAGAACACCTGCCGGGCTACGACGTTTGGCTGGAGCACGGCGACGTCGTTATCCGCCTCGGCGAAGTGCTACGCGACCTCGGCGCCGAACCGGTTTTCGCCACCCATCCACTGCGCTGGCTGGGCGAAGCGGTCATCACCCGCGATTCACCGCTGGAAGGACTCGCTGCTCGGCTCGACGACGCCGAGCACCAACTCGACGATCTCCAGGACGCGCTCGAACAAACGGCCTTGCCCATCGAACATTGGGACACGCTGGCAGAAATCGGGCAGTTGCTCGATTTCTCGCGGCGCTTGCTGCCGCTCGCCGAGCGAGGGTTGCTAGATCTGTTAGATACGAAAGCGCAGCGCTCCGCCGAGTTCTCGAAATTGCAGGCGGAGCACGAAGCCAAGCGGCTGGATCTCGCGGCGAAGCAGACCAAGAACAAACACTGGATCGACAAACTGCCGCCGGAGGACACGACCACCGCGCTCTCCCTCGCGCCGAAAGTCCAAGGATTGCTCGGCTTTATCAATCCCGCGTGGTGGCGGCTGCGCAAGGTGCTGCGAGCGCGTTACGACTTCTCCAAGCATGCGGTTGCTCCCACGTGGGAGCAGGTGCTGGCCGACCTTTCCGCGGAGCACGCCGCGGCGGCAGCGCTGGCGGATGTCCGCGCCCGGTCGTTGCGAGACTTCGCGAGTGAAGAACCCGGCGCGCTCGCTGCGGACCTGAAGACCTTGAACGATCCCGCCGCGCCACCGGCAATTGTGGCACTGAAGACCCGCCTGCTTTCCTCAGACCAAGGAGCGGGATTGGTGAAAATCCTGGCCGCGCTCGCACCCGGATTCCAGCGATTGGAAGCCAATCTGCGCGAGCTGCTCCACGGAGCGGAAAGCCACGGCCTCGCCGAACTTTCCTCCGCCGTCCGCGAAGTGCGTGAGGAGCTCGATGCCTTGCCCGAACTTCTGCCCGCCCTTCGCGATCTCGCCGCCACGCCCGAGGCGCTTCGTCGATCGACGCGCGAGTTTGCCTTCACCGCCGAGCAGCTCGAAGCCGCATGCGCGCGCAAGACGCTCACCCAACTCTATCGCGAGGACCGCATGCTGCAGCGCTTCGACTGCCATCTCCTCCAGCAGAAACTCGACCGCCTGGCCAATGCCCACCGCCAGTGGCTGGACCAGAATGCGGGCTGGATCCGCGCTGGCGTCCGCAAGCGCTTCCTCGAACACGTCCAGATCGCCAATCAATCGGCGACGGTGCTTTCGGCGGACCAGAAGGCATTCAAGAAGTCCTACACCGCCGGGCGCCGAGAACTCGAACACGAATTCGGCAAGACGATGCGCTACAAATCAATCCGCGATCTCGCCGCAGGCGACAGCGGTGAAGTGGTGCGCGACCTGAAACCGATCTGGCTGATGAGCCCGCTCTCGGTGTCGGACACACTGCCTCTCGACACCGGCTTGTTCGACGTCGTGATCTTCGACGAAGCGAGCCAGATCCCTGTGGAAGATGCCGTGCCCGCGGCCTACCGAGCGCAGCAGGTCATCGTGGTGGGAGATGAAATGCAGCTCCCGCCCACCAGCTTCTTCAGCAGCAGTGGCGGTGACGACGACGATGAACTCACGGTCGAGGAAGATGGCGAATCGGTGAGCCTGCTGATGGATGCCGACAGCTTCCTCACCCAATGCGCCCGGAACCTGCCAAGCACCCTGCTGGCCTGGCACTACCGTAGCCGCTATGAGTCGCTGATCAGCTTCAGCAACGCGGCCTTCTACGGTGGCGAACTCTACACCATCCCCGATCGCCAGCTCACGACCGCGGACTGCGAAGATCTCGTCGTCGCCACGCCGGAGGATGCCGGGCAATTCGTGCCGGAAATCCTCACTCGCCCCATCAGCTATCTCCGCTGCGAAAATGCCCCGTATGAAGATCGCCGCAATGCTACCGAAGCAGCGGTCATCGCCCGCCTCGTGCGCGGGCTATTGATTTCTGAATCGAAGCTCAGCATCGGCGTCGCGGCCTTCAGCGAAGCGCAGCAGGGCGAGATCGAGTCCGCGCTCGAAGCCCTCGCCGCCGAAGATCCGGAATTCGCCACCCGCCTGGAGGCCGAGTATGTCCGCGAGGAGGACGATCAATTCTGCGGCCTCTTCGTGAAGAACCTGGAAAACGTCCAGGGCGACGAGCGCGATATCATCCTGATGTCCGTCTGCTACGGCCCCGATCCATCCGGCAAGATGCGGATGAACTTCGGCCCCATCAACCAGCGCGGCGGCGAGAAGCGCCTCAATGTGATCTTCAGCCGCGCCCGCCACCACATGGTGCTGGTGAGCAGCATCCGCCATCACCAAATCACCAACGATTACAACGACGGCGCGCGGGCTCTCAAAAACTTCCTGCAGTACGCCGAAAGCCTCTCCCGCAGCGAGCCTGCCATGGCCCGGCAGGTGCTCGATGGCCTCAATCCCCTCAAGCGGAAGTCGCTTTCCCGCGAAACCTCCGGCAACGGAGTCGCCCGCCAAATCGCCTCCGCCTTGCAGCAGCGCGGCTGGCATGTCGAAACGGATACCGGTCAAAGCCGTTTCCGCTGCGATGTCGCCGTGCGCGAGCGAGGAGCGGACCGGCACCAGCTCGCCGTGCTCGTCGAGGGTGGCGGCACTTCCGGCGTGCTGGAGCGCTTTCACACCCGACCCGGCATCCTGCGCGCGTTCGGCTGGCAGGTCGCCGTGGTCATGGCCAAGGACTGGTGGCACGAGCCGCAGGCGGTGCTGGAACGCATCGAGCGCCTGCTACGCCGCGAGATCCTAGAGGTGGAAGAGGAAATTTTACCGGAGGAAGAAGACAAGGCACCGGCAGAGCCCGTTTCACCACCTTCCCCGCCCCTTTCACCGCCACCCGTGCAGCCGGCCGTAGCACCCGTTTCCGGTGCCGCTAACGATCGCCGCTTCGAGTTCACCGGCGGAAATTCACGCAAGTTCTGGGCCGTTTCGCAGGACGGCGCATCGCTCCACATCCGTTTCGGCCGGATCGGCACCAGCGGGCAGGCGCAGGTGAAAACCTTCGCCGACGAAGCACGCGCCACCCGTGAGATGACCAAGCTGATCGCGGAGAAAACCGGCAAGGGCTACGTCGAGATCGCCTGA
- a CDS encoding M48 family metalloprotease has product MSRILTPLPQHRSLVDWLRTRESEVWKWHSDAERLTQDAEEVRLSLLRDTYRMDAEGHPELFAEITAAQQALGLSHVTVYAYQAQGQSTPNAAICYLPGEAHLIFSGPILTLLSPAELRAVIGHELAHHLLWQMEDGTFYLADRILHQSAAHPHAEPSHGQSARLWALATELFADRGAYLVTGCLETAVASLVKICTGLAQVSGKSYLTQAEEIFSKSKPKTEQLTHPETFMRARALHLWVEESEDLEGAIARMLVEDEGLEEMDLIQQAQLAALTQRFLKQHLRPTWFRSEAVLAHARLYFPDFTPADTNDRELADELEALSKPRREFLCHVMLDFCAVDPDLDELPVAAAIERARDLECLSHFEKLAAKELKLKAKDLKRLKEKSSELLAAARP; this is encoded by the coding sequence ATGAGCCGGATACTAACTCCCCTGCCACAGCACCGTTCCCTGGTGGACTGGCTGAGGACCCGCGAGAGCGAGGTATGGAAGTGGCATTCCGATGCCGAGCGCCTCACGCAGGATGCGGAGGAGGTCAGACTCTCGCTGCTACGCGACACCTACCGGATGGATGCGGAAGGCCATCCTGAGCTGTTCGCGGAAATCACCGCCGCCCAACAGGCTCTGGGACTATCCCACGTGACTGTGTATGCCTATCAGGCCCAAGGGCAGAGCACTCCGAACGCTGCCATCTGCTACCTCCCAGGAGAAGCTCATCTCATCTTCTCCGGGCCCATCTTGACCCTGCTCTCTCCTGCCGAGTTGCGGGCGGTGATCGGCCACGAGCTGGCTCACCATCTCCTCTGGCAGATGGAAGACGGCACCTTCTATCTGGCCGACCGGATTCTCCACCAATCCGCTGCCCACCCACACGCCGAGCCGAGCCATGGCCAAAGCGCCCGCCTTTGGGCCCTTGCAACGGAGCTCTTCGCCGACCGCGGCGCCTATCTCGTCACCGGTTGCCTCGAAACCGCCGTGGCGAGCCTGGTCAAAATCTGCACCGGCCTCGCACAGGTCAGCGGAAAAAGCTACCTGACCCAGGCCGAGGAAATCTTTTCCAAGTCGAAGCCGAAGACCGAACAGCTCACGCATCCCGAGACCTTCATGAGGGCGCGGGCACTGCATCTGTGGGTGGAGGAAAGCGAAGACCTCGAAGGAGCCATCGCCCGGATGCTGGTCGAAGACGAAGGGTTGGAGGAAATGGACCTGATCCAACAGGCCCAACTCGCGGCACTCACTCAGCGCTTTTTAAAACAGCACCTCCGTCCCACGTGGTTCCGCAGCGAGGCGGTGCTCGCGCACGCTCGGCTCTATTTCCCCGACTTCACACCAGCCGACACAAATGATCGCGAACTTGCGGATGAACTCGAGGCGCTCTCGAAGCCAAGACGCGAGTTCCTTTGCCACGTGATGCTGGACTTCTGCGCGGTCGATCCCGACCTCGACGAACTGCCGGTAGCCGCGGCCATCGAGCGGGCCCGCGACCTCGAATGCCTGAGCCACTTCGAAAAGCTCGCCGCCAAGGAACTGAAGCTGAAAGCGAAGGACCTCAAGCGACTCAAGGAAAAGTCCTCCGAACTGCTCGCCGCCGCCCGACCATGA
- a CDS encoding thioredoxin family protein, translated as MTRTLSLFALLLLPLSAATWNSDFDAALKEAKASSKTVLIDFTGSDWCAWCIKLHKEVFDQPEFEAAAKDKFVLVELDYPKDKALLTEAVAKQNEALLKRYPIKGYPTILLCDGEGRPFAATAYQEGGPAKYLPHLDELLAKRGARDKAFTEAGTKDGVEKAKVLIAALEGLQLDPAMIASNYAEIAEQIKKADPQDETGFAKNEGAQARFSEFMAKLGESRQAKNLDGEIKAAEEALADPKITGEIRQQVFGHHAASFAYAKKFDEAIAVLNRAISEAPDGTRTVELQNFRTMLERMKSGLPPEAQPAKAE; from the coding sequence GTGACCCGAACCCTTTCTCTCTTCGCCCTTTTGCTACTGCCGCTGTCCGCCGCGACTTGGAACAGCGATTTCGATGCCGCGCTCAAGGAAGCCAAGGCTTCCAGCAAGACGGTGCTCATTGATTTCACCGGCTCGGACTGGTGTGCGTGGTGCATCAAGCTGCATAAGGAGGTTTTCGATCAGCCCGAATTTGAGGCGGCGGCGAAGGACAAGTTCGTGCTCGTGGAGCTGGACTATCCGAAGGACAAGGCGCTCCTCACCGAGGCCGTGGCGAAGCAGAACGAGGCGCTGCTGAAGCGTTATCCGATCAAGGGCTACCCGACGATTTTGCTGTGCGATGGGGAAGGCCGGCCATTCGCTGCGACCGCTTATCAAGAGGGTGGTCCGGCGAAATACCTGCCTCATCTGGATGAGCTGCTGGCGAAGCGTGGAGCGCGGGACAAGGCATTCACCGAGGCCGGGACGAAGGACGGGGTGGAGAAGGCGAAGGTCCTGATCGCTGCGCTGGAGGGCTTGCAGCTTGATCCGGCAATGATCGCGTCGAACTACGCGGAGATCGCGGAGCAGATCAAAAAGGCCGATCCGCAGGATGAAACCGGCTTTGCTAAGAATGAAGGAGCCCAAGCGCGCTTCTCCGAATTCATGGCGAAGCTTGGGGAGAGTCGGCAGGCCAAGAATCTCGATGGGGAGATCAAGGCGGCGGAAGAGGCGCTCGCCGATCCAAAGATCACGGGTGAGATCCGCCAACAGGTATTCGGGCACCATGCCGCCTCATTCGCCTACGCGAAGAAATTCGATGAGGCGATCGCTGTCCTGAACCGCGCCATTTCTGAGGCCCCCGATGGCACTCGCACCGTGGAGCTGCAGAACTTCCGCACGATGCTGGAGAGGATGAAATCGGGATTGCCGCCCGAGGCCCAGCCAGCCAAAGCGGAGTAA
- a CDS encoding TetR/AcrR family transcriptional regulator encodes MGRKSDAKQRLLDAALDLIWENSYGVVTIDAICEKAGVKKGSFYYFFESKADLAVAALDHEWQTEIKPKFDTMFSVSNAPLERIRLMFQSCIDCQAEIQKEYGQILGCPCFSLGSEICTQNEPIRAKVQETLGRLVRYLESAIRDAQAEGSIAPGDPLVKAKSAYALYEGSLAQARIANDLEPLRLMMDSVMDLLGVAAEARPG; translated from the coding sequence GTGGGACGCAAAAGTGACGCCAAGCAACGACTGCTCGATGCTGCTCTCGATCTGATCTGGGAGAACAGCTACGGGGTCGTGACGATTGACGCCATCTGCGAAAAGGCAGGCGTCAAGAAGGGTAGCTTCTACTACTTCTTCGAATCCAAGGCCGATCTGGCTGTTGCCGCCTTGGATCACGAGTGGCAGACGGAGATCAAGCCGAAGTTCGACACCATGTTCTCGGTCTCGAACGCGCCGTTGGAGCGCATCCGCCTGATGTTCCAATCCTGTATCGACTGTCAGGCCGAGATCCAAAAGGAATACGGTCAGATCCTCGGATGTCCTTGCTTTTCACTGGGTTCTGAGATCTGCACGCAAAACGAACCTATCCGTGCCAAGGTCCAGGAGACGCTGGGCCGCTTGGTCCGCTACTTGGAATCAGCGATTCGCGATGCGCAGGCCGAAGGATCGATCGCTCCCGGCGACCCGTTGGTGAAGGCCAAGTCCGCTTATGCTCTCTACGAGGGTAGCCTCGCCCAAGCACGCATTGCCAATGATCTGGAGCCTCTCCGTCTGATGATGGACTCTGTCATGGATCTCCTTGGCGTGGCGGCAGAAGCCCGTCCGGGCTGA
- a CDS encoding SDR family NAD(P)-dependent oxidoreductase, with protein MSTNKLAGKVAVVTGASKGIGASIAKHLAAEGAAVVVNYASSREAGEKVAAEISAAGGKAVALHGDLSKQEDVTRLFTEVKQQFGKVDILVNNAGVYQFAPLEQIDAAHFHWHFDLNVLGLLLATKEAVALFPESGGNVINISSVVSTGAFPGAAVYSATKGAVDAITRALAAELGSRGIRVNAINPGMVETEGTHTAGISGSDLQKQVEAVTPLGRIGQPQDIATAAVFLASADSSWITGQTFQIAGGYRA; from the coding sequence ATGAGCACGAACAAACTCGCAGGAAAAGTCGCCGTCGTCACCGGAGCCTCCAAGGGCATCGGAGCCTCCATCGCCAAGCACCTCGCCGCTGAAGGCGCGGCTGTGGTGGTGAACTACGCCTCCAGCCGCGAGGCTGGAGAAAAGGTCGCAGCGGAAATCAGCGCCGCCGGTGGAAAGGCAGTCGCCCTTCACGGAGACCTTTCCAAGCAGGAAGACGTCACACGCCTCTTCACCGAGGTGAAACAACAGTTCGGCAAGGTCGACATCCTGGTGAACAACGCGGGTGTCTACCAATTCGCTCCGCTGGAGCAGATCGATGCCGCGCATTTCCACTGGCATTTCGACCTCAATGTCCTGGGCCTTCTGCTCGCCACCAAGGAAGCGGTTGCCCTCTTCCCGGAAAGCGGTGGCAACGTGATCAACATCAGCTCGGTGGTTTCTACCGGCGCGTTCCCCGGAGCCGCGGTCTATAGCGCGACGAAGGGTGCCGTGGATGCGATCACCCGCGCGCTCGCCGCCGAACTTGGTTCCCGCGGGATCCGTGTGAACGCGATCAATCCCGGCATGGTGGAGACCGAAGGGACCCACACCGCCGGCATCTCCGGCAGCGATCTGCAGAAGCAGGTCGAAGCCGTCACTCCGCTCGGTCGCATCGGCCAGCCGCAAGATATCGCCACTGCCGCTGTCTTTTTGGCCTCCGCCGATTCGTCGTGGATCACCGGACAGACATTCCAAATCGCTGGCGGATACCGGGCATGA